In Pelecanus crispus isolate bPelCri1 chromosome 25 unlocalized genomic scaffold, bPelCri1.pri SUPER_25_unloc_2, whole genome shotgun sequence, the following proteins share a genomic window:
- the ATP4A gene encoding LOW QUALITY PROTEIN: potassium-transporting ATPase alpha chain 1 (The sequence of the model RefSeq protein was modified relative to this genomic sequence to represent the inferred CDS: deleted 3 bases in 2 codons), whose amino-acid sequence MGKEESYELGPRGKAPPPAKKGRGRRKQEKLEDMKKEMDVDDHKLDINDLEVKYSTSITKGLVEAVAAERLLRDGPNELRPPRGTPECVKFGRQLAGGLQCLMWVAAAICLIAYGVQEGEGDRGSSDNLYLAIALIAVVVVTGCFGYYQEFKSTNIIASFKNLVPQQATVIREGDKLQINANELVVGDLVEIKGGDRVPADIRIISAQGCKVDNSSLTGESEPQTRSPECTHDSPLETRNIAFFSTMCLEGTAMGLVINTGDRTIIGRIASLASGVENEKTPIAIEIEHFVDIIAGLAIFFGATFFVVAMVIGYTFLRAMVFFMAIVVAYVPEGLLATVTVCLSLTAKRLARKNCVVKNLEAVETLGSTSVICSDKTGTLTQNRMTVAHLWFDNQIHTADTTEDQSGQSFDQSSETWTMLSRVVTLCNRAQFKPGQDNVPVAKREVIGDASETALLKFAEVTVGSVAEARGRFPKVAELPFNSTNKFQVGTRVRGERQLLVLKGAPERVLERCSTVLLKGQELALDAQWREAFEGAYAELGGRGERVLGFCARWLPAGTVAAGTDPETLPEVAVGLCFAGLVSMIDPPRATVPQAVLKCRTAGIRVIMVTGDHPITAKAIAAAVGIISEGSETPDEVAARLRVPLERVDPRQARARVVTGAELAAMTPEALEGLLRAHPEMVFARTSPQQKLVIVESCQRLGAIVAVTGDGVNDSPALKKADIGVAMGIAGSDAAKNAADMILLDDNFASIVTGVEQGRLIFDNLKKSIAYTLTKNIPELTPYLIYITASVPLPLGCITILFIELCTDIFPSVSLAYERAESDIMHLKPRNPRRDRLVNEPLAAYSYFQIGAIQSFAGFTDYFVAMAQEGWWPLLCLGLRPRWEDHHEQELQDSYGQQWTFEQRRYQQYTCYTVFFISIEMCQIADVLIRKTRRLSLFQQGLFRNRILVIAIVFQVSIGCFLCYCPGMPNVFNFMPIRFQWWFVPMPYGLLILVYDEIRKLECGDTG is encoded by the exons Atggggaaggag gagaGCTATGAGCTGGGGCCGCGGGGCaaggccccgccccccgccaaAAAGGGGCGTGGCCGCCGCAagcaggagaagctggaggaCATGAAGAAGGAGATGGACGTG GATGACCACAAGCTCGACATCAACGACCTGGAGGTCAAGTacagcaccagcatcaccaAG GGCCTGGTGGAGGCG GTGGCAGCCGAGCGGCTGCTGCGGGACGGCCCCAACGAGCTCCGCCCCCCCCGGGGGACCCCCGAGTGCGTCAAATTTGGGCGGCAGTTGGCCGGGGGTCTCCAGTGCCTGATGTGGGTGGCGGCGGCCATTTGCCTCATCGCCTacggggtgcaggagggagagggcGACCGCGGCAGCTCCGACAAC ctGTACCTCGCCATCGCCCTCATCGCCGTCGTCGTCGTCACCGGTTGCTTTGGTTACTACCAGGAGTTCAAGAGCACCAACATCATCGCCAGTTTCAAGAACCTCGTCCCTCAG CAAGCCACGGTGATCCGGGAAGGGGACAAGTTGCAGATCAACGCCAACGAGCTGGTGGTGGGTGACCTGGTGGAGATCAAAGGAGGCGACCGGGTTCCCGCAGACATCCGGATCATCTCGGCTCAGGGTTGCAAG GTGGACAACTCCTCGTTGACGGGGGAGTCGGAGCCCCAGACGCGGTCACCCGAGTGCACCCACGACTCCCCCCTGGAGACCCGCAACATCGCCTTCTTCTCCACCATGTGTCTAGAAG GGACGGCCATGGGGCTGGTGATCAACACGGGCGACCGCACCATCATCGGGCGCATCGCCAGCTTGGCCTCGGGGGTGGAGAACGAGAAGACGCCCATCGCCATCGAGATCGAGCACTTCGTTGACATCATCGCCGGTCTCGCCATCTTCTTCGGCGCCACCTTCTTTGTGGTGGCCATGGTCATCGGCTACACCTTCCTCCGTGCCATGGTCTTCTTCATGGCCATCGTCGTGGCCTACGTCCCCGAGGGGCTGCTGGCCACTGTCACG GTTTGCCTCTCACTGACGGCGAAGCGGCTGGCGCGGAAGAACTGCGTGGTGAAGAACCTGGAAGCGGTGGAGACGTTGGGCTCCACCTCGGTCATCTGCTCCGACAAGACCGGGACCCTCACCCAAAACCGGATGACGGTGGCGCATCTCTGGTTTGACAACCAGATCCATACGGCCGACACTACTGAGGACCAATCGG gtCAGAGCTTCGACCAATCGTCGGAGACGTGGACCATGCTGAGCCGCGTCGTCACCCTCTGCAATAGGGCCCAGTTCAAGCCGGGGCAAGACAACGTCCCCGTGGCCAAG CGTGAGGTCATCGGCGACGCCTCGGAGACGGCGCTGCTCAAGTTCGCGGAGGTGACGGTGGGGTCGGTGGCGGAGGCGCGGGGCCGGTTCCCCAAGGTGGCCGAGCTGCCCTTCAACTCCACCAACAAGTTCCAGGTGGGGACACGGGT GCGGGGAGAACGGCAGCTCCTGGTGCTGAAGGGTGCTCCCGAGCGGGTGCTGGAACGGTGCAGCACGGTGCTGCTgaaggggcaggagctggcccTGGACGCCCAGTGGCGGGAGGCCTTCGAGGGGGCCTACGCCGAGctgggggggcgcggggagagGGTGCTGG GGTTCTGCGCCCGCTGGCTGCCAGCGGGGACGGTGGCGGCAGGGACGGACCCCGAGACGCTGCCGGAGGTGGCTGTGGGCCTCTGCTTCGCCGGGCTGGTGTCCATGATCgacccccccagggccaccGTCCCCCAGGCCGTACTCAAGTGTCGCACGGCGGGTATCAGG gtcaTCATGGTGACCGGAGACCACCCCATCACGGCCAAGGCCATCGCGGCGGCCGTCGGCATCATCTCGGAGGGCAGCGAGACCCCCGACGAGGTGGCAGCTCGTCTACGCGTGCCCCTTGAACGGGTGGACCCCAG gcaggcGCGGGCGCGGGTGGTGACAGGGGCGGAGCTGGCGGCCATGACACCGGAAGCGCTGGAGGGTCTCCTGCGCGCCCACCCTGAGATGGTCTTCGCCCGGACGTCACCGCAGCAGAAACTTGTCATCGTGGAGAGCTGCCAGCGGCtg ggcgCCATCGTGGCGGTGACAGGGGACGGGGTGAACGACTCCCCGGCGCTGAAGAAGGCCGACATCGGGGTGGCCATGGGCATCGCCGGCTCCGACGCCGCCAAGAACGCGGCTGACATGATCCTCCTGGACGACAACTTCGCCTCCATCGTCACCGGCGTGGAGcaag GCCGCTTGATCTTTGACAACCTGAAGAAGTCCATCGCCTACACCTTGACCAAGAACATCCCCGAGTTGACCCCCTACCTCATCTACATCACGGCCAGCGTCCCCCTGCCCTTGGGGTGCATCACCATCCTCTTCATCGAGCTCTGCACCGATATC TTCCCCTCGGTCTCCTTGGCCTACGAGAGGGCGGAGAGCGACATCATGCACCTGAAGCCCCGCAACCCTCGACGCGACCGATTGGTCAACGAACCCTTGGCGGCGTATTCCTACTTCCAGATTG GCGCCATCCAGTCCTTCGCCGGCTTCACCGACTACTTCGTGGCCATGGCGCAGGAGGGTTGGTGGCCCCTGCTCTGCTTGGGCTTGCGCCCGCGTTGGGAGGACCACCAcgagcaggagctgcaggacagCTACGGCCAACAGTGG ACCTTCGAGCAGCGCCGCTACCAGCAGTACACCTGCTAC ACCGTCTTCTTCATCAGCATCGAGATGTGCCAGATCGCCGACGTCCTCATCCGCAAGACCCGGCGCCTCTCCCTCTTCCAGCAGGGCCTCTTCCG GAACCGGATCCTGGTGATCGCCATCGTGTTCCAGGTGTCCATCGGCTGCTTCCTCTGCTACTGCCCCGGGATGCCCAACGTCTTCAACTTCATGCCCATACG gTTCCAGTGGTGGTTCGTGCCGATGCCCTACGGCCTCCTCATCCTCGTCTACGACGAAATCCGGAAACTGGAGTGCGGAGACACCGGGAA